Proteins encoded together in one Aeromonas encheleia window:
- the fadR gene encoding fatty acid metabolism transcriptional regulator FadR produces MVIKAQSPAGFAEEYIIESIWNNRFPPGSILPAERELSELIGVTRTTLREVLQRLARDGWLTIQHGKPTKVNNFWETSGLNILETLARLDQDKVPDLVAQLLSARTNICTIFIRGAIRNNPEQAAEILRGADGVDNSPEAYAEFDYRMHHQLSFASGNPIYALILNGFKGLYSRVGRYYFSDKQARETADAYYKTLLGLAETKNHEAVFMTVRQYGIESGKLWTRLRQDMPSNLCDN; encoded by the coding sequence ATGGTCATAAAAGCGCAGAGCCCCGCAGGGTTTGCCGAGGAATACATCATCGAGTCCATCTGGAACAATCGCTTTCCTCCAGGATCCATTCTGCCGGCGGAGCGCGAGCTGTCCGAATTGATAGGTGTGACTCGCACTACCTTGCGTGAAGTGCTGCAGCGTCTTGCCCGTGATGGCTGGCTCACCATCCAGCATGGTAAACCCACCAAGGTCAACAACTTCTGGGAGACCTCCGGTCTGAACATCCTGGAGACTCTGGCTCGGCTGGATCAGGACAAGGTACCGGACCTGGTGGCCCAGTTGCTGTCGGCCCGCACCAACATCTGCACCATCTTCATTCGTGGCGCCATTCGGAATAATCCCGAGCAGGCGGCCGAGATCTTGCGTGGCGCCGATGGGGTTGACAACTCCCCTGAGGCGTATGCCGAGTTTGACTACCGTATGCACCATCAGCTCTCATTTGCTTCCGGCAACCCTATCTACGCCTTGATCCTCAATGGCTTCAAAGGGTTGTACAGCCGCGTCGGGCGTTATTACTTCTCCGACAAGCAGGCGCGTGAGACGGCGGACGCCTATTACAAGACCCTGCTGGGGTTGGCCGAGACCAAGAATCACGAGGCCGTGTTCATGACGGTGCGCCAGTATGGCATCGAGTCAGGCAAGCTGTGGACTCGTCTTCGTCAGGATATGCCGAGCAACCTGTGCGATAACTGA
- a CDS encoding YkvA family protein — translation MSAGFGKKPSGKRWLLWRRLRRLYFGFRHPATPWWAKGLVILILLYGISPVDLIPDLVPIFGWFDDISLLLLLLWGWESCLPAAVRQGLDALE, via the coding sequence TTGAGTGCCGGGTTTGGCAAGAAGCCGAGCGGCAAGCGCTGGCTCCTCTGGCGGCGTCTGCGCCGCCTCTACTTTGGCTTTCGCCACCCGGCGACCCCCTGGTGGGCCAAAGGGCTGGTGATCCTGATCCTGCTCTATGGCATCAGTCCGGTGGATCTCATCCCGGATCTGGTGCCGATCTTCGGCTGGTTCGATGACATCAGCCTGCTGCTGTTGCTGCTCTGGGGCTGGGAGTCCTGCCTGCCGGCGGCGGTCAGGCAGGGGCTGGATGCCCTGGAATAG
- a CDS encoding RecQ family ATP-dependent DNA helicase, translated as MIPTLLTRHFGFDQLRPGQEAVISRLLAGKSAAAIFPTGSGKSLCYQLPALALPHLTLVISPLIALMHDQLAFLRGKGIAAATLDSSQTVEESRRVMQQASDGQLKILMISVERLKNERFRRFIAQVPLSLLVVDEAHCISEWGHNFRPDYLKLPDHRRELNIPQVLLLTATATPAVMADMQAKFAIEEEDLVVTGFYRANLDLAVIPLAGPARDGWLRDELQRDPKSPTIVYVTLQHSAQQCAEQLQAIGIRASAYHAGLDPALRSQIQHDFMAGRLDCIVATIAFGMGIDKADIRRVIHYDLPKSIENYSQEIGRAGRDGHPSRCTVLASRAQLPVLENFVYGDTPDRTAILALLEILQQSGSEWEFGLLRLSNETNIRQLPLKTLLVYLEMAGIIAPAYSYFAEYRFKFVLDKQEILARFNPDRRQFLEQLFACAPQARSWCTMDFDALWQGYQGERQRGAAALDYLQQQGWIELESKQMTDVYRVLRQELDIAPLADQLHALFEQKERSELARLQALLAFFTSTRCLSHELAHYFADEQAPSHCGHCSVCRGEIAILPQLPTLGLPNEAGLRAWCDPLVALCQTRNPRVLTRFLCGIATPLTTKAKAKSLAGFGRLTTHPFAEVLTAVSRLYPAVP; from the coding sequence ATGATCCCCACCCTGTTGACCCGACACTTCGGCTTCGATCAACTGCGACCCGGCCAGGAAGCGGTGATCAGCCGCCTGCTGGCCGGCAAGAGTGCGGCGGCCATCTTCCCCACCGGCTCCGGCAAGTCCCTCTGCTATCAGCTGCCGGCACTGGCATTGCCTCATCTGACCCTGGTCATCTCCCCGCTGATCGCACTGATGCATGATCAGCTCGCCTTCTTGCGCGGCAAGGGCATTGCCGCCGCGACCCTGGACTCCAGCCAGACCGTGGAGGAGAGCCGCCGCGTGATGCAGCAGGCCAGTGACGGTCAGCTCAAGATCCTGATGATCTCGGTGGAGCGGCTCAAGAACGAGCGCTTTCGCCGCTTCATCGCCCAGGTGCCACTCTCCTTGCTAGTGGTGGACGAGGCGCACTGTATCTCCGAGTGGGGCCACAATTTTCGCCCCGACTACCTGAAGCTGCCGGATCATCGCCGCGAGCTGAATATTCCTCAGGTGTTGCTGCTCACCGCCACCGCCACCCCGGCGGTCATGGCAGACATGCAGGCCAAGTTCGCCATCGAGGAAGAGGATCTGGTGGTGACAGGTTTCTATCGCGCCAACCTGGATCTCGCCGTCATCCCCCTGGCTGGCCCGGCGCGCGATGGCTGGTTGCGCGACGAACTGCAACGAGACCCCAAGTCCCCCACCATCGTCTACGTCACCCTGCAACACAGCGCGCAGCAGTGTGCAGAGCAGCTGCAGGCCATCGGCATCCGCGCCAGCGCCTATCACGCCGGGCTGGATCCTGCCCTGCGCAGCCAGATCCAGCATGACTTCATGGCGGGTCGACTGGATTGCATCGTCGCCACCATCGCCTTTGGCATGGGCATCGACAAGGCCGATATCCGCCGGGTCATCCACTACGACTTGCCCAAGTCCATCGAGAACTACAGCCAGGAGATCGGCCGTGCCGGACGGGATGGTCACCCCTCCCGCTGCACCGTGCTGGCCAGCCGCGCCCAGTTGCCGGTGCTGGAGAACTTCGTCTACGGGGATACGCCGGACAGGACCGCCATCCTGGCCTTGCTCGAGATCCTGCAACAGAGCGGCAGCGAGTGGGAATTTGGCCTGCTACGCCTCTCCAACGAGACCAATATCCGCCAGTTGCCGCTCAAGACCCTGCTGGTCTACCTGGAGATGGCGGGGATCATTGCCCCGGCCTACAGCTATTTCGCCGAATATCGCTTCAAGTTCGTGCTGGACAAACAAGAGATCCTGGCCCGCTTCAATCCGGATCGGCGCCAGTTCCTGGAGCAGCTGTTTGCCTGCGCCCCCCAGGCGCGCAGCTGGTGCACCATGGATTTCGATGCGCTCTGGCAGGGTTATCAGGGGGAGCGGCAGCGCGGTGCCGCCGCGCTGGATTATTTGCAGCAGCAGGGCTGGATCGAGCTGGAGAGCAAGCAGATGACGGATGTCTATCGGGTATTGCGCCAGGAGCTGGACATAGCGCCGCTGGCCGATCAACTGCATGCCCTGTTCGAGCAAAAGGAGCGAAGTGAACTGGCCCGGCTGCAGGCCCTGCTGGCCTTCTTTACCTCGACCCGTTGCCTGAGCCATGAACTGGCCCACTACTTTGCCGATGAGCAGGCGCCGAGCCACTGCGGCCACTGCTCCGTTTGCCGGGGCGAGATTGCCATCCTGCCCCAGCTGCCGACCCTGGGCTTGCCCAACGAGGCCGGCTTGCGCGCCTGGTGCGATCCCCTGGTGGCCCTGTGCCAAACCCGAAATCCCCGGGTCCTGACCCGCTTCCTGTGCGGCATCGCTACCCCGCTGACCACCAAGGCCAAGGCAAAAAGTCTGGCCGGTTTCGGCCGGTTGACCACGCATCCCTTCGCCGAGGTGCTGACGGCGGTCTCCCGCCTGTACCCCGCCGTGCCTTGA
- a CDS encoding SpoVR family protein: MVETARKIAPLDDGPDWNFDLLEIYHQEIARVARFYRLDTYPNQIEVITAEQMMDAYSSVGMPIGYQHWSFGKRFIHTERNYKRGQMGLAYEIVINSDPCIAYLMEENTMPMQALVMAHACYGHNSFFKNNYLFKAWSDASSIIDYLLFAKNYITECEEKHGIDAVERLLDSCHALMNFGVDRYKRPQKISLAEEKRRQKAREDYLQTQVNELWRTLPKQHKASGVEDRRYPPEPQENILYFIEKNAPLLEPWQREIVRIVRKISQYFYPQKQTQVMNEGWATFWHYSILNHLYDEGKISDRFMIEVLHSHTNVVYQPPYNSRYYSGINPYALGFAMFTDLRRICEHPTEEDRYWFPDYAGTDWVETLHFAMQNFKDESFISQFLSPKVMRDMKLFAIDDDDLKNYLKVSAIHNEEGYRLVRNTLSAQYNLSNLEPNIQVYNVAVKGDRSLTLRYVPHNRIPLGESRHEVLRHLHQLWGFDVVLEQDNGELPADIIGRCPERKGVT, from the coding sequence ATGGTAGAAACCGCGAGAAAAATAGCGCCGCTGGACGATGGTCCTGACTGGAACTTCGATTTGCTGGAAATCTATCACCAGGAGATTGCCCGGGTCGCCAGGTTTTATCGGCTGGATACCTATCCCAACCAGATAGAGGTGATCACCGCAGAGCAGATGATGGATGCCTACTCCAGTGTGGGCATGCCCATCGGCTACCAGCACTGGTCGTTTGGCAAGCGCTTCATTCACACCGAGCGCAACTACAAGCGCGGCCAGATGGGGCTGGCGTATGAGATCGTCATCAACTCGGATCCCTGCATCGCCTACCTGATGGAGGAGAACACCATGCCAATGCAGGCACTGGTGATGGCCCATGCCTGCTATGGCCACAACTCCTTCTTCAAGAACAATTACCTGTTCAAGGCCTGGAGCGATGCCTCCTCCATCATCGATTACCTGCTGTTTGCCAAGAACTACATCACCGAGTGCGAGGAGAAGCACGGCATCGATGCCGTCGAGCGCTTGCTCGACTCCTGCCATGCCCTGATGAACTTCGGGGTGGATCGCTACAAGCGCCCCCAGAAGATCTCTCTGGCCGAAGAGAAGCGGCGCCAGAAGGCGCGGGAAGATTACCTGCAGACCCAGGTCAACGAGCTCTGGCGTACCCTGCCCAAACAGCACAAGGCCTCCGGGGTCGAGGACAGGCGCTACCCGCCCGAGCCGCAGGAGAACATCCTCTATTTCATCGAGAAGAATGCCCCCCTGCTGGAGCCCTGGCAGCGCGAGATAGTGCGGATAGTGCGCAAGATAAGCCAGTACTTCTATCCGCAGAAACAGACCCAGGTAATGAACGAGGGCTGGGCCACCTTCTGGCACTACAGCATCCTCAACCATCTGTATGACGAGGGGAAGATCAGCGATCGCTTCATGATAGAGGTGCTGCACAGCCACACCAACGTGGTCTATCAGCCCCCCTACAACAGCCGTTACTATTCCGGCATCAACCCCTATGCTCTGGGCTTTGCCATGTTCACCGATCTGCGCCGCATATGTGAACACCCCACCGAGGAGGACAGATACTGGTTCCCCGACTACGCTGGCACCGACTGGGTCGAGACCCTGCACTTCGCCATGCAGAACTTCAAGGACGAGAGCTTCATCAGCCAGTTCCTGAGTCCCAAGGTGATGCGCGACATGAAGTTGTTCGCCATCGACGATGACGATCTGAAGAACTACCTCAAGGTGTCCGCCATCCACAACGAGGAGGGCTATCGCCTGGTGCGCAATACCCTGTCGGCCCAATACAATCTGAGCAACCTGGAGCCCAACATTCAGGTCTACAACGTGGCGGTGAAGGGCGATCGATCGCTCACCCTGCGCTATGTGCCCCACAACCGGATCCCCCTCGGCGAGTCGCGCCACGAGGTACTCAGGCATCTGCATCAGCTGTGGGGGTTTGATGTGGTGCTGGAGCAAGATAACGGAGAACTGCCTGCCGACATCATAGGGCGTTGCCCGGAACGCAAGGGCGTCACCTGA
- a CDS encoding PrkA family serine protein kinase — MGIFEHYQQRYEKAREEEYSIQEFLDMCKQDKSCYASAAERLLVAIGEPEMVDTSVNPRLSRLFSNRVVARYPAFKDFYGMEEAIEQIVSYLKHSAQGLEEKKQILYLLGPVGGGKSSLAEKLKSLMQKVPIYRIKGSPVNDHPFCLFDIEEDGEILEKEYGIPHRYLRPIMSPWAAKRLHEFGGDISKFKVEKVNPSILDQIAIAKTEPGDDNNQDISSLVGKVDIRMLEHYAQDDADAYSYSGALCKANQGMMEFVEMFKAPIKVLHPLLTATQEGNYNGTEGLSALPFDGILLAHSNESEWQQFRNNKNNEAFLDRVYIVKVPYCLRVSEEVKIYEKLLINSELTDAKCAPGTLELLGQFSVLSRLKEPENSSLYSKMRVYDGESLKDTDPKAKSYQEYRDYAGVDEGMNGLSTRFAFKILSRVFNFDHAEVAANPVHLFYVLEQQIEREQFAQELHDRYLEFIKGYLTPRYVEFIGKEIQTAYLESYSEYGQNIFDRYVTYADFWIQDQEYRDPETGQLFDRSSLNSELEKIEKPAGISNPKDFRNEIVNFVLRARANNAGRNPNWTSYEKLRTVIEKKMFSNTEELLPVISFNSKTSAEEQKKHDNFVERMMEKGYTRKQVRLLSEWYLRVRKSS; from the coding sequence ATGGGCATCTTCGAGCACTATCAACAGCGGTATGAGAAAGCCAGAGAGGAGGAGTACAGCATCCAGGAGTTCCTGGACATGTGCAAACAGGATAAATCCTGCTACGCCTCCGCCGCCGAGCGTCTGCTGGTTGCCATCGGCGAACCGGAAATGGTCGATACCTCGGTCAATCCGCGCCTCAGCCGCCTTTTCTCCAACCGCGTCGTCGCACGCTATCCCGCTTTCAAAGACTTCTATGGCATGGAGGAGGCCATCGAGCAGATCGTCTCCTACCTCAAACACTCCGCCCAGGGGCTGGAAGAGAAGAAACAGATCCTCTACCTGTTGGGGCCCGTCGGTGGCGGCAAGTCGTCGCTGGCCGAAAAACTCAAATCCCTGATGCAGAAGGTGCCTATCTATCGCATCAAGGGGTCGCCGGTCAACGATCACCCCTTCTGCCTGTTCGACATCGAGGAAGATGGCGAGATCCTGGAGAAAGAGTACGGCATCCCGCACCGCTACCTGCGCCCCATCATGTCGCCCTGGGCGGCCAAGCGGCTGCACGAATTTGGCGGTGACATTTCCAAGTTCAAGGTGGAGAAGGTCAACCCCTCCATCCTGGATCAGATCGCCATCGCCAAGACCGAACCCGGCGATGACAACAACCAGGACATCTCCTCCCTGGTTGGCAAGGTCGATATCCGCATGCTGGAGCACTATGCCCAGGATGACGCCGATGCTTACTCCTACTCAGGCGCGCTGTGCAAGGCGAACCAGGGGATGATGGAGTTCGTGGAGATGTTCAAGGCTCCCATCAAGGTGCTGCACCCTTTGCTGACCGCGACTCAGGAGGGGAACTACAACGGCACCGAGGGGCTCTCCGCCCTGCCCTTCGACGGCATCCTGCTGGCTCACTCCAACGAGTCTGAATGGCAGCAGTTCCGCAACAACAAGAACAACGAGGCCTTCCTCGACCGGGTGTACATCGTCAAGGTGCCCTACTGCCTGCGCGTCTCGGAAGAGGTGAAGATCTACGAAAAACTGCTGATCAACAGCGAACTGACCGATGCCAAGTGTGCCCCTGGCACCCTGGAGCTGCTGGGTCAGTTCTCCGTGCTCTCCCGCCTGAAGGAGCCGGAAAACTCCAGCCTCTACTCCAAGATGCGGGTCTATGACGGCGAGAGCCTGAAAGACACGGATCCCAAGGCCAAGAGCTACCAGGAGTATCGCGACTATGCAGGCGTGGACGAGGGCATGAACGGCCTGTCGACCCGCTTCGCGTTCAAGATCCTCTCCCGGGTATTCAACTTCGACCACGCGGAAGTGGCCGCCAACCCGGTGCACCTCTTCTACGTGCTGGAGCAGCAGATCGAGCGGGAGCAGTTCGCGCAAGAGCTGCACGATCGCTACCTAGAGTTCATCAAGGGCTACCTGACCCCGCGCTACGTGGAGTTCATCGGCAAGGAGATCCAGACCGCATACCTCGAGTCCTATTCGGAGTACGGTCAGAACATCTTCGATCGTTACGTCACCTACGCCGATTTCTGGATCCAGGATCAGGAATACCGCGACCCGGAGACCGGCCAGCTGTTTGATCGGTCGTCGCTGAACAGCGAGCTGGAGAAGATCGAAAAACCGGCGGGGATCAGCAATCCGAAAGATTTCCGCAACGAAATCGTCAACTTCGTGCTGCGAGCACGGGCCAACAATGCGGGCCGTAACCCCAACTGGACCAGTTACGAGAAGCTGCGCACCGTGATCGAGAAGAAGATGTTCTCCAACACGGAAGAGCTGCTGCCGGTTATCTCCTTCAACAGCAAAACCTCGGCCGAGGAGCAGAAGAAGCACGATAACTTTGTCGAACGGATGATGGAGAAGGGCTACACCCGCAAACAGGTGCGCCTGCTCTCCGAATGGTATCTCAGGGTACGCAAGTCATCCTGA
- the dsbB gene encoding disulfide bond formation protein DsbB, protein MIEFLRRIASHRLAWGLLAASALSFELCALFFQHVLGLHPCVMCIYERIAILGVFAAGLLGMVAPEKWYLRWSALLLWGYSAFWGLKLALKHVDYQINPSPFNVCEGFVDFPSWAPLDQWVPWLFFPDGDCSEITWQFLSFSMPQWLVVIFAAYLLVFVVVAVGNLVKGRCCS, encoded by the coding sequence ATGATCGAATTTCTGCGTCGTATTGCCAGCCATCGTCTGGCCTGGGGGTTGCTGGCCGCCTCCGCCCTCAGCTTCGAGCTGTGCGCCCTCTTCTTCCAGCATGTGCTGGGTCTGCACCCCTGCGTCATGTGTATCTATGAGCGGATCGCCATCCTCGGGGTGTTCGCTGCCGGCCTGCTCGGCATGGTGGCGCCAGAAAAGTGGTATCTGCGTTGGAGCGCCCTCTTGTTGTGGGGTTATAGCGCCTTCTGGGGCCTGAAACTGGCACTCAAGCATGTGGATTACCAGATAAACCCCTCCCCCTTCAATGTATGCGAAGGCTTTGTTGACTTTCCAAGCTGGGCCCCGCTCGATCAGTGGGTTCCCTGGCTGTTCTTCCCGGATGGCGACTGCAGCGAGATCACCTGGCAGTTCCTCAGCTTCTCCATGCCTCAGTGGCTGGTCGTCATCTTCGCCGCCTACCTGCTGGTGTTCGTGGTGGTGGCGGTCGGCAATCTGGTCAAGGGCCGCTGCTGCAGCTGA
- a CDS encoding DedA family protein — MDLILFAIDFILHVDVHLKELFEHYGVWVYAILFLIIFCETGLVVTPFLPGDSLLFAAGALTVGSVLDVHTLAAVLIVAAVLGNVVNYTIGHFFGEQLFRNPDSKIFRRDYLDKTHAFYAKHGGKTIIITRFLPIVRTFAPFVAGMGAMTYPRFLAFNLVGGLLWVLSFVYAGHFFGNLPVVRHNFTLLIFGIIVVSLLPMIVGMVKARRSRGKTAS, encoded by the coding sequence ATGGATCTGATCCTGTTTGCGATTGATTTTATTCTGCACGTCGACGTGCATCTGAAAGAGCTTTTTGAGCACTATGGCGTCTGGGTTTACGCCATCCTGTTCCTCATCATCTTCTGTGAGACCGGCCTGGTGGTGACTCCTTTCCTGCCCGGCGATTCCCTGCTGTTTGCCGCTGGTGCACTCACCGTCGGCAGCGTGCTGGATGTGCATACCCTGGCGGCCGTGCTGATCGTGGCCGCAGTGCTCGGCAACGTGGTGAACTACACCATAGGCCACTTCTTCGGGGAGCAGCTGTTTCGCAATCCGGACTCGAAGATCTTCCGCCGTGACTATCTGGACAAGACCCACGCCTTCTATGCCAAGCACGGTGGCAAGACCATCATCATCACCCGCTTCCTGCCCATAGTGCGTACCTTCGCGCCCTTCGTGGCCGGGATGGGGGCCATGACCTATCCGCGCTTCCTGGCATTCAACCTGGTGGGCGGCCTGCTATGGGTCCTCTCCTTCGTCTATGCGGGCCACTTCTTCGGCAACCTGCCGGTGGTGCGCCATAACTTCACCCTGCTCATCTTCGGCATCATAGTCGTCTCGCTGCTGCCGATGATCGTCGGTATGGTGAAGGCGAGGCGCAGCAGGGGCAAGACCGCCTCCTGA
- a CDS encoding YeaH/YhbH family protein, whose amino-acid sequence MAHFIDRRLNGKNKSAVNRQRFIRRYKKQIKQAVSDAVSKRSIQDVDKGESISIPTKDIGEPHFHQGQGGKREMVHPGNDQFVSGDKIDRPKGGGSGQGGGEGQASDQGEGADDFVFQISKDEYLDLLFEDLELPRLQKTQLNQLMEMKTYRAGYTSNGVPANINVVRSLQNSLARRMALQAGKKRQLRELEERLAQLTSAPNDHFAEIAQLEKEIRELKRRIEAVPFIDTFDLKFNNFVKRPVPSSQAVMFCLMDVSGSMDQATKEMAKRFYILLYLFLSRTYKNVEVVYIRHHTQAKEVDEHEFFYSQETGGTIVSSALKMMNDIINERYPANQWNIYAAQASDGDNWADDSPQCREILMRDIMPRVRYYSYIEITTRAHQTLWHEYESVAGQFPHFAMEHIRKVEDIYPVFRELFKKQAA is encoded by the coding sequence ATGGCGCATTTTATCGACCGCAGGCTCAACGGCAAAAACAAAAGCGCTGTCAATCGGCAGCGCTTCATCCGCCGTTACAAGAAGCAGATCAAACAAGCGGTCTCGGATGCTGTCTCCAAACGCAGCATTCAGGACGTCGACAAGGGCGAGAGCATCAGCATCCCGACCAAGGACATCGGTGAGCCCCATTTCCATCAGGGGCAAGGCGGTAAGCGCGAGATGGTGCATCCCGGCAACGACCAGTTCGTCTCCGGCGACAAGATTGACCGGCCCAAGGGAGGGGGCAGTGGTCAGGGGGGCGGAGAAGGCCAGGCCTCGGATCAGGGCGAAGGGGCGGATGACTTCGTGTTCCAGATCTCCAAAGACGAGTATCTGGATCTGCTGTTTGAAGACTTGGAGCTACCCCGCCTGCAGAAAACCCAGCTCAACCAGCTGATGGAGATGAAAACCTATCGGGCGGGCTACACCTCCAACGGGGTGCCGGCCAACATCAACGTGGTGCGCTCCCTGCAAAACTCGCTGGCGCGGCGCATGGCGCTGCAGGCGGGCAAGAAACGCCAACTGCGCGAACTGGAGGAGAGACTCGCACAGCTCACCAGCGCACCCAACGATCACTTTGCCGAAATCGCCCAGCTCGAGAAGGAGATCCGCGAGCTGAAACGGCGGATCGAGGCCGTGCCCTTCATCGATACCTTCGATCTCAAGTTCAACAACTTCGTCAAACGCCCGGTGCCGTCCAGCCAGGCGGTGATGTTCTGCCTGATGGACGTGTCGGGCTCCATGGATCAGGCGACCAAGGAGATGGCCAAACGCTTCTACATCCTGCTCTACCTGTTCCTTAGCCGGACTTACAAGAACGTGGAGGTGGTCTACATCCGCCACCACACCCAGGCCAAGGAGGTGGACGAGCACGAGTTCTTCTACTCCCAGGAGACCGGCGGCACCATAGTCTCCAGCGCCCTCAAGATGATGAACGACATCATCAACGAGCGTTATCCCGCCAATCAGTGGAACATCTATGCGGCGCAGGCATCGGATGGGGATAACTGGGCGGATGACTCGCCCCAGTGCCGGGAGATCCTGATGCGCGACATCATGCCGCGGGTGCGTTATTACTCCTACATCGAGATCACCACCCGTGCCCACCAGACCCTGTGGCACGAATACGAATCTGTGGCTGGCCAATTCCCCCACTTCGCGATGGAGCACATCCGCAAGGTGGAGGACATCTATCCGGTCTTCCGTGAGCTGTTCAAGAAGCAAGCGGCTTGA
- the nhaB gene encoding Na(+)/H(+) antiporter NhaB — MPISLGRAFAKNFLGNAPRWYKLAIVSFLLINPIVFHYDPFLAGWLLVVEFIFTLAMALKCYPLQPGGLLAIEAVLIGMTSANQVKHELVANIEVLLLLVFMVAGIYFMKQLLLYVFTKMLIRIYSKTLLSLAFCLVSAFLSAFLDALTVIAVVISVATGFYAIYHKVSSSDESGNLHNDEGIDELTRQHLNEFRGFLRSLMMHAAIGTALGGVCTLVGEPQNLIIGEQAGWHFGEFAIRMAPVTIPVFLCGLLTCILVEKCRWFGYGTKLPEPVRRIMEAYGRDEDAQRSPQEKAKLVVQALIALWLITGLALHLAAVGLIGLTVIVLATSFTGVTEEHALGKAFHEALPFTALLTVFFSVVAVIIDQQLFKPVIQWVLAAKPEDQLALFYLANGLLSMVSDNVFVGTVYINEVKTALLNGAISREHFDLLAVAINTGTNLPSVATPNGQAAFLFMLTSAIAPLLRLSYGRMVWMALPYTIVLGLVGFFAVEQLLAPATEWFYQAGWLTQGAAMPALAPASH; from the coding sequence ATGCCAATCAGCCTAGGGCGCGCGTTTGCAAAGAATTTTTTGGGCAATGCCCCCCGGTGGTACAAACTTGCCATCGTCTCATTCCTGCTGATCAATCCTATCGTCTTCCACTATGATCCCTTCCTGGCAGGCTGGTTGCTGGTCGTCGAGTTCATCTTCACCCTGGCCATGGCGCTCAAGTGCTACCCGCTGCAGCCAGGCGGCCTGCTGGCCATCGAGGCGGTGCTGATCGGCATGACCTCGGCCAACCAGGTCAAGCACGAGCTGGTTGCCAATATCGAGGTGCTGCTGCTGCTGGTGTTCATGGTGGCCGGCATCTACTTCATGAAGCAGCTGCTGCTCTATGTCTTCACCAAGATGCTGATCCGCATCTACTCCAAGACGCTCCTCTCCCTCGCGTTCTGCCTGGTATCGGCCTTCCTGTCCGCCTTCCTCGATGCCCTGACCGTGATCGCCGTGGTGATCAGCGTCGCCACCGGTTTCTACGCCATCTACCACAAGGTGTCATCGAGTGATGAGTCCGGTAACTTGCACAATGACGAGGGGATCGACGAGCTGACCCGCCAGCATCTGAATGAGTTTCGCGGCTTCCTGCGCAGCCTGATGATGCATGCCGCCATCGGGACGGCTCTCGGGGGTGTCTGCACCCTGGTGGGCGAGCCACAGAACCTCATCATAGGGGAGCAGGCCGGCTGGCATTTTGGCGAGTTCGCCATTCGCATGGCCCCGGTGACCATCCCGGTCTTCCTCTGTGGCCTGCTCACCTGCATCCTGGTGGAGAAGTGCCGCTGGTTTGGCTATGGCACCAAGCTGCCCGAACCCGTGCGCCGCATCATGGAAGCCTACGGGCGTGACGAAGATGCCCAGCGCTCCCCGCAAGAGAAGGCCAAACTGGTCGTCCAGGCCCTGATCGCGCTCTGGCTGATCACCGGGCTGGCCCTGCACCTGGCCGCCGTCGGCCTGATCGGCCTGACCGTCATCGTCCTGGCCACCTCCTTTACCGGCGTCACCGAGGAACATGCCCTCGGCAAGGCCTTCCATGAGGCACTGCCCTTCACCGCCCTGCTCACCGTCTTCTTCAGCGTGGTGGCGGTGATCATCGATCAGCAGCTGTTCAAGCCGGTGATCCAGTGGGTGCTGGCCGCCAAGCCGGAGGATCAGCTCGCCCTCTTCTATCTGGCTAACGGCCTGCTCTCCATGGTGAGCGACAACGTCTTCGTCGGCACCGTCTACATCAACGAGGTGAAGACGGCGCTGCTCAATGGCGCCATCAGCCGCGAACATTTCGATCTGCTGGCGGTCGCCATCAACACCGGCACCAACCTGCCTTCCGTCGCCACCCCCAACGGCCAGGCCGCCTTCCTGTTCATGCTGACCTCGGCCATTGCCCCCTTGCTGCGACTCTCTTACGGTCGCATGGTCTGGATGGCGCTGCCCTACACCATTGTGCTGGGGCTGGTGGGGTTCTTCGCGGTGGAACAGCTGCTCGCACCTGCCACCGAATGGTTCTATCAGGCCGGCTGGCTGACGCAGGGCGCCGCCATGCCGGCCCTGGCACCGGCGTCACATTGA